In one Janibacter cremeus genomic region, the following are encoded:
- the fumC gene encoding class II fumarate hydratase, giving the protein MTETRAEKDSMGTIEVPADKYWGAQTQRSLGNFDIGRDTFVWGRSMVRALGTLKKSTALANAELGELPQEVADLVTQAADEVIRGDLDEHFPLVVFQTGSGTQSNMNSNEVISNRAIEIAGGEMGSKAPVHPNDHVNRGQSSNDTFPTAMHIAIVLDLNERLYPSVKQLRDTFAAKARQYDDVVMVGRTHLQDATPVTLGQVIGGWVAQMDFALDAVRHADERARELAIGGTAVGTGLNAHPQFGDLTARKISEETGYDFTQAENLFASLSAHDALVEVSASLRTLAGALMKIANDVRWYASGPRNGIGELAIPENEPGSSIMPGKVNPTQAEAITMVATRVFGNDATVGFAGSQGNFQLNVYKPVMAHAVLESIRLIADSCVSFDTNCAVGIEPVTEVIEGNLERNLMVVTALNRHIGYDKAAAIAKKAHKEGMSLREAAIASGDISGEDFDAWVVPADMTHPSAG; this is encoded by the coding sequence ATGACTGAGACGCGTGCGGAGAAGGACAGCATGGGCACCATCGAGGTGCCCGCGGACAAGTACTGGGGCGCGCAGACGCAGCGCTCGCTGGGCAATTTCGACATCGGTCGTGACACCTTCGTCTGGGGCCGCTCGATGGTCCGCGCGCTCGGCACGCTGAAGAAGTCGACCGCCCTGGCCAACGCCGAGCTCGGCGAGCTGCCGCAGGAGGTCGCCGACCTGGTCACGCAGGCCGCGGACGAGGTCATCAGGGGTGACCTGGACGAGCACTTCCCGCTCGTGGTCTTCCAGACCGGCTCGGGCACGCAGTCCAACATGAACTCCAACGAGGTCATCTCCAACCGCGCCATCGAGATCGCCGGCGGCGAGATGGGCAGCAAGGCGCCGGTCCACCCCAACGACCACGTCAACCGAGGCCAGTCGAGCAACGACACCTTCCCGACGGCGATGCACATCGCGATCGTCCTCGACCTCAACGAGCGCCTGTACCCCTCGGTGAAGCAGCTGCGCGACACCTTCGCCGCGAAGGCGAGGCAGTACGACGACGTCGTCATGGTCGGCCGCACCCACCTGCAGGACGCCACCCCGGTCACCCTCGGCCAGGTCATCGGGGGCTGGGTCGCCCAGATGGACTTCGCGCTCGATGCCGTGCGGCACGCCGACGAGCGGGCCCGGGAGCTGGCCATCGGCGGCACGGCGGTCGGCACCGGCCTGAACGCCCACCCGCAGTTCGGCGACCTCACCGCGAGGAAGATCAGCGAGGAGACCGGCTACGACTTCACCCAGGCGGAGAACCTCTTCGCCAGCCTCTCGGCGCACGACGCGCTCGTCGAGGTCTCCGCCTCCCTGCGCACCCTCGCGGGCGCGTTGATGAAGATCGCCAACGACGTGCGCTGGTACGCCTCCGGCCCCCGCAACGGCATCGGCGAGCTGGCGATCCCGGAGAACGAGCCGGGCTCCTCGATCATGCCGGGCAAGGTCAACCCGACCCAGGCGGAGGCGATCACGATGGTCGCCACGCGGGTCTTCGGCAACGACGCGACGGTCGGCTTCGCGGGCAGCCAGGGCAACTTCCAGCTCAACGTCTACAAGCCGGTCATGGCGCACGCGGTCCTCGAGTCGATCCGGCTGATCGCCGACTCCTGCGTCTCCTTCGACACCAACTGCGCGGTGGGCATCGAGCCGGTCACCGAGGTCATCGAGGGCAACCTCGAGCGCAACCTCATGGTCGTCACGGCTCTCAACCGCCACATCGGCTACGACAAGGCCGCGGCCATCGCCAAGAAGGCGCACAAGGAGGGCATGAGCCTGCGCGAGGCGGCCATCGCCTCCGGGGACATCAGCGGCGAGGACTTCGACGCGTGGGTGGTGCCGGCCGACATGACCCACCCGAGCGCGGGCTGA
- a CDS encoding amidohydrolase, giving the protein MAPQDPHALLTGVRLHPGSDPVDIRVRDGVIAEIAPRLGRSGAQVHDGGGALVVPGLWDAHVHFGQWAAMTRRVDVSDASGPEEVTARIARHIAETDLEPGAVVQGFGWRITDWDRLPTTAELDAVAGDHPVVLISGDCHAGWLSSAAFRALGRPHRPGHLDEDDWFPIYTHLSDLPEDPRDVHASIDAAMRDAAARGVVGIVDMEFESGRTAWPWRTAAGLDRLHVRTCTYPEGLEDVIAARARSGDVLDEAGMVTMGPLKIISDGSLNTRTAWCCEPFLTDASLGDPRGKQNVDRQELTRLLSRAHAHGLVGAVHAIGDAALVDAVAAFAASGARGSIEHAQLVRREVLPRMAELGLVASVQPAHLLDDRDSTEDLWPDRLERCFALRWMAEAGVPLRLGSDAPVAPLDPWLAMAAAVHRSADEREPWAPEQALTPQEALAASTDGITAIEVGGPGDLVLLGEDPAREDLHATAEQAAHLRQMRPLATFVGGRLTHSR; this is encoded by the coding sequence ATGGCCCCTCAGGACCCGCACGCCCTCCTCACGGGCGTGAGACTCCACCCCGGCAGCGACCCCGTCGACATCCGCGTCCGCGACGGCGTCATCGCCGAGATCGCCCCCCGTCTGGGCCGTTCCGGCGCCCAGGTCCACGACGGCGGAGGCGCCCTCGTCGTCCCCGGGCTCTGGGACGCCCATGTGCACTTCGGGCAGTGGGCGGCCATGACCCGGCGCGTCGACGTCTCCGACGCCTCCGGTCCCGAGGAGGTCACCGCACGGATCGCGCGGCACATCGCCGAGACCGACCTCGAGCCCGGCGCGGTCGTGCAGGGATTCGGCTGGCGGATCACCGACTGGGACCGGCTGCCGACGACTGCCGAGCTCGACGCGGTCGCCGGTGACCACCCCGTCGTCCTCATCTCCGGGGACTGCCACGCCGGGTGGCTGAGCAGCGCGGCCTTCCGTGCGCTCGGCCGCCCGCACCGGCCCGGCCACCTCGACGAGGACGACTGGTTCCCGATCTACACCCACCTGAGCGACCTGCCCGAGGACCCCCGGGACGTGCACGCCTCCATCGACGCCGCCATGCGTGACGCCGCGGCCAGGGGTGTCGTCGGCATCGTCGACATGGAGTTCGAGTCGGGCCGCACCGCGTGGCCCTGGCGCACCGCCGCGGGGCTCGATCGCCTGCACGTGCGCACCTGCACCTACCCCGAGGGTCTCGAGGACGTCATCGCGGCCCGGGCACGCTCCGGCGACGTCCTCGACGAGGCCGGCATGGTCACCATGGGCCCGCTCAAGATCATCAGCGACGGCTCGCTCAACACCCGCACGGCGTGGTGCTGCGAACCCTTCCTCACCGACGCCTCGCTTGGTGACCCGCGCGGGAAGCAGAACGTCGACCGGCAGGAGCTGACCCGGCTGCTCTCCCGCGCCCACGCCCACGGCCTCGTCGGAGCCGTCCACGCCATCGGTGACGCGGCCCTGGTGGACGCCGTCGCCGCCTTCGCGGCCAGCGGTGCCCGCGGCAGCATCGAGCACGCCCAGCTCGTCCGCCGTGAGGTGCTGCCCCGGATGGCCGAGCTCGGGCTGGTCGCCAGCGTCCAGCCGGCCCACCTGCTCGACGACCGTGACTCGACCGAGGACCTCTGGCCCGACCGTCTCGAGCGGTGCTTCGCCCTGCGCTGGATGGCGGAGGCGGGGGTCCCCCTTCGTCTCGGGTCTGATGCGCCGGTCGCCCCTCTCGACCCGTGGCTGGCCATGGCCGCTGCGGTCCACCGCAGCGCCGACGAGCGGGAGCCGTGGGCGCCCGAGCAGGCGCTCACCCCGCAGGAGGCGCTCGCGGCCTCGACCGACGGGATCACCGCGATCGAGGTCGGCGGCCCGGGGGACCTCGTCCTCCTCGGGGAGGACCCCGCGCGGGAGGACCTGCACGCGACGGCGGAGCAGGCGGCCCACCTGCGGCAGATGCGCCCCCTGGCGACCTTCGTCGGGGGTCGGCTCACCCACTCGCGCTGA
- a CDS encoding tetratricopeptide repeat protein, protein MSTPIHGYERYERAKAFFAEAEYLAAARELEDFFTDVAAARAEQESVSYADDPVGHGTAEVHLLLARAYFHSAQLSRAESAARRVLHEAPDDPYAHLLLGRTLQRAGRPDEARGPLRLAELLGGYATSSGSAEVTDPGS, encoded by the coding sequence ATGAGCACCCCCATCCACGGCTACGAGCGGTACGAGCGGGCGAAGGCGTTCTTCGCCGAGGCCGAGTACCTCGCGGCCGCGCGCGAGCTGGAGGACTTCTTCACCGACGTGGCTGCCGCCCGCGCCGAGCAGGAGAGCGTGTCCTACGCCGACGACCCGGTCGGCCACGGCACGGCCGAGGTGCACCTGCTGCTCGCTCGCGCCTACTTCCACTCCGCGCAGCTCTCCCGCGCGGAGTCCGCGGCCCGCCGGGTCCTCCACGAGGCCCCGGACGACCCCTACGCCCATCTGCTGCTCGGCCGCACCCTGCAGCGGGCGGGGCGACCCGACGAGGCGCGGGGCCCCCTTCGCCTGGCTGAGCTGCTCGGTGGTTACGCGACGTCGTCCGGGTCCGCCGAGGTCACCGATCCCGGCTCCTGA
- a CDS encoding maleylpyruvate isomerase N-terminal domain-containing protein, whose product MKPHPERHWLPMDTYLAAIERETRRFREVLVDLPEGTPVPSCPGWDVDDLLWHLGGGDVQHFWAWIVANRPEGPEDYPQPERPADRHGIVAALDRAHDDLVRRLRNADPADGCWSWASDTSLHTVAFTMRRQAHEALIHRVDAELAAGARTPLDPQLATDGVVECLEVMYGGLPSWGRFADDGTRVAVDITDTGHRVVLALGRFTGHDPATQEDHDLDDVQVLGHDHTSARDDSFHARVIGTAEELDLWLWHRNGRAEPELDGSEEVVGRLRAILAQPIS is encoded by the coding sequence AGCGGGAGACACGACGCTTCCGGGAGGTGCTCGTCGACCTGCCCGAGGGCACGCCGGTCCCGAGCTGCCCCGGCTGGGACGTCGACGACCTGCTGTGGCACCTCGGCGGAGGGGACGTCCAGCACTTCTGGGCGTGGATCGTCGCCAACCGTCCGGAGGGGCCGGAGGACTACCCGCAGCCGGAGCGCCCCGCGGACCGCCACGGGATCGTCGCCGCCCTCGACCGTGCCCACGACGACCTCGTGCGGCGCCTGCGCAATGCGGACCCGGCGGACGGGTGCTGGTCGTGGGCGTCGGACACCAGCCTCCACACGGTTGCCTTCACGATGCGCCGGCAGGCGCACGAGGCGCTCATCCACCGGGTCGACGCGGAGCTCGCGGCCGGCGCCCGGACCCCGCTGGACCCGCAGCTGGCGACCGACGGTGTCGTCGAGTGCCTCGAGGTGATGTACGGGGGGCTGCCGTCGTGGGGACGTTTCGCCGACGACGGCACCCGGGTCGCCGTCGACATCACCGACACCGGCCACCGGGTCGTCCTCGCCCTGGGCCGCTTCACCGGTCACGACCCGGCCACGCAGGAGGACCACGACCTCGACGACGTGCAGGTGCTCGGCCACGACCACACCAGCGCACGGGACGACTCCTTCCATGCGCGCGTCATCGGCACTGCCGAGGAGCTCGACCTGTGGCTGTGGCACCGCAACGGCCGCGCCGAGCCGGAGCTCGACGGGTCGGAGGAGGTCGTGGGGCGGCTGCGGGCGATCCTCGCCCAACCGATCAGCTGA
- a CDS encoding TetR/AcrR family transcriptional regulator — protein sequence MGEIGTKGVARAERRRQLVHGAVEELGRRGYASASMADVAERAGVSKSMVHNVFGSKADLAAACLEEVGPGLIVSIAAAQTADDPGRRAQETFTAIFGAMAEHRHAWALIKDDTLPEGSPAAALAADYRRQLRTMGTVGTRDVLAAAGLEDPLDHDLLDRIWESIVEETVRWWQDHEEHSAQDMAARLTRLLSVVTLR from the coding sequence ATGGGCGAGATCGGGACGAAGGGCGTCGCCCGCGCCGAGCGCAGGCGGCAGCTCGTGCACGGGGCCGTCGAGGAGCTGGGGCGGCGGGGCTACGCCAGCGCCTCGATGGCCGACGTCGCCGAGCGAGCCGGCGTCTCGAAGTCCATGGTGCACAACGTCTTCGGCTCCAAGGCCGACCTCGCCGCGGCCTGCCTCGAGGAGGTGGGGCCCGGGCTCATCGTCTCGATCGCCGCGGCGCAGACGGCGGACGACCCGGGCCGGCGCGCGCAGGAGACCTTCACGGCGATCTTCGGCGCCATGGCCGAGCACCGGCACGCCTGGGCCCTGATCAAGGACGACACCCTGCCCGAGGGGTCGCCCGCCGCCGCTCTCGCGGCCGACTACCGCAGGCAGTTGCGCACCATGGGGACGGTCGGCACGCGTGACGTCCTGGCCGCCGCGGGGCTCGAGGACCCGCTCGACCACGACCTGCTCGACCGGATCTGGGAGTCGATCGTCGAGGAGACGGTGCGGTGGTGGCAGGACCACGAGGAGCACTCGGCGCAGGACATGGCGGCGCGACTCACCCGGCTGCTGTCCGTCGTCACGCTGCGATGA
- a CDS encoding RNA polymerase sigma factor: protein MEADPRAATADDELLRRIARADAYRRFGPLVHTIALRSVGEHHDAEDITQQVFVALWRGRESLDASSGSLAGWLATVTRRRCADHHAIRARRTRDEQVFSREPARPAPDPSDATDRVLIADALEALGDPRATIIRMAILEDRRQEDIAHTLQLPLGTVKSHVRRGLMHLRSRLEEVTA, encoded by the coding sequence GTGGAGGCTGACCCGCGAGCAGCGACGGCTGACGACGAGCTCCTGCGTCGCATCGCCCGCGCCGACGCCTATCGCCGCTTCGGCCCACTCGTCCACACCATCGCCCTGCGGTCCGTCGGTGAGCACCACGACGCCGAGGACATCACCCAGCAGGTCTTCGTCGCACTGTGGCGGGGAAGGGAGTCCCTGGATGCCTCCTCCGGCTCCCTCGCCGGTTGGCTCGCCACGGTCACCCGGCGTCGTTGCGCCGATCACCACGCGATCCGGGCCCGTCGTACGCGCGACGAGCAGGTCTTCAGCCGCGAGCCCGCCCGGCCGGCGCCGGACCCGTCGGATGCGACGGATCGCGTGCTGATCGCCGACGCGCTCGAGGCGCTCGGCGACCCACGGGCGACGATCATCAGGATGGCGATCCTCGAGGACCGCCGCCAGGAGGACATCGCGCACACCCTCCAGCTCCCACTCGGCACGGTGAAGAGCCACGTCCGCCGAGGATTGATGCACCTGCGCTCCCGCCTCGAGGAGGTGACGGCATGA
- a CDS encoding class F sortase — translation MSTTTRSDGRRAAIITVTALLAALLTHGVYSASSPPRLEDPTDTTQALTPSPVAVKPREQQAPDVAVTPGTRSAAPSTAVEAAPTPTRVTLPSLDASLPVRPVGVDRQDAMKIPEDPDTAGWYRFGPAPTAASGASVIAAHTDTEGEIGPLSRLAELERGEHIRVAVGDEVLVYAVTRVDNHAKKALDLNALFDRSGPPRLHLVSCGGEWDPSTSSYEDNVIAVAMRITDPEVLAYGGSGGG, via the coding sequence GTGAGCACCACCACCCGCTCGGACGGCAGGAGGGCGGCCATCATCACGGTGACCGCCCTCCTGGCGGCCCTGCTCACCCATGGCGTGTACTCGGCATCGTCACCACCCCGACTCGAGGACCCCACCGACACGACACAGGCGCTCACGCCCTCGCCGGTGGCGGTGAAGCCCCGCGAGCAGCAGGCCCCGGACGTCGCAGTCACCCCCGGGACGCGGTCCGCCGCACCGTCGACGGCCGTGGAGGCGGCGCCCACGCCCACTCGGGTGACGCTCCCGTCCCTCGACGCCTCGCTGCCAGTGCGGCCGGTCGGCGTGGACCGGCAGGACGCGATGAAGATCCCCGAGGACCCCGACACCGCGGGCTGGTACCGGTTCGGGCCGGCGCCCACCGCGGCGAGCGGCGCGAGCGTGATCGCGGCGCACACGGACACCGAGGGCGAGATCGGTCCGCTCTCGCGCCTGGCAGAGCTCGAGCGGGGCGAGCACATCCGGGTCGCCGTCGGCGACGAAGTCCTCGTGTACGCCGTCACCCGTGTCGACAACCACGCGAAGAAGGCCCTCGATCTCAATGCGCTCTTCGACCGATCCGGGCCGCCGCGACTGCACCTCGTCAGCTGTGGCGGGGAGTGGGACCCGAGCACGAGCAGCTACGAGGACAACGTCATCGCCGTGGCGATGCGCATCACCGATCCGGAGGTGCTCGCCTATGGTGGGTCAGGTGGAGGCTGA
- a CDS encoding TIGR00730 family Rossman fold protein: protein MIKRLTCFTGSTTGNDPKWVDLAHAVGADLAGRGIGVVYGGGGSGLMGALAQGALERGGEVIGVIPEFMIDREWGRGGLTEVHVVASMHERKALMADLTSAFLALPGGMGTLEEIFEVWTWRQIGLLDKPVGFLDADGFWTPLLDTLRGIADAGFMSAASLAEIVVEADLDSALAGLEARGSGTRMLTART from the coding sequence GTGATCAAGCGACTGACGTGCTTCACCGGCTCCACCACCGGCAACGACCCCAAGTGGGTCGACCTCGCCCACGCGGTCGGGGCCGACCTCGCCGGACGCGGCATCGGCGTCGTCTACGGCGGCGGGGGGAGCGGTCTCATGGGTGCGCTCGCCCAGGGCGCGCTGGAGCGCGGTGGTGAGGTCATCGGGGTCATCCCGGAGTTCATGATCGACCGCGAGTGGGGAAGGGGGGGCCTCACCGAGGTCCACGTCGTCGCCTCCATGCACGAGCGCAAGGCGCTCATGGCCGACCTCACGAGTGCCTTCCTCGCCCTGCCGGGGGGCATGGGCACACTCGAGGAGATCTTCGAGGTGTGGACGTGGCGCCAGATCGGGCTGCTCGACAAGCCCGTGGGCTTCCTCGACGCCGACGGCTTCTGGACGCCGCTGCTGGACACGCTCCGCGGGATCGCCGACGCCGGGTTCATGTCCGCGGCCAGCCTGGCGGAGATCGTCGTGGAGGCGGACCTCGACTCGGCCCTCGCGGGCCTCGAGGCGCGCGGGAGCGGCACGCGCATGCTCACCGCTCGCACCTGA
- a CDS encoding nucleosidase, with protein sequence MHLLVVAAIEAEAAHVPEDVEVLVTGVGKTLAAVAVTRAICEHPRREELTVVNVGTAGALRRDVTGLHEIGTVVNHDLSAEPIRQLGLDPREVIELPGEHETVLASGDLFVTDPAVRDALAERAGLVDMEGYAIALACTELGVPVHLVKMVSDNADETAHDWSAAVDGCARELARWLEDFLGR encoded by the coding sequence ATGCACCTTCTCGTCGTCGCGGCCATCGAGGCCGAGGCCGCCCACGTCCCCGAGGACGTGGAGGTCCTGGTCACGGGGGTCGGCAAGACCCTCGCGGCGGTGGCCGTGACCCGGGCGATCTGCGAGCACCCGCGAAGGGAGGAGCTCACCGTCGTCAACGTCGGCACCGCCGGGGCGTTGCGCCGGGACGTCACTGGTCTCCACGAGATCGGGACGGTCGTCAACCACGACCTGTCCGCCGAGCCGATCCGACAGCTCGGGCTCGACCCGCGCGAGGTCATCGAGCTGCCCGGCGAGCACGAGACGGTGCTCGCGAGCGGCGACCTCTTCGTCACCGACCCCGCGGTGCGCGATGCCCTCGCCGAGCGGGCCGGCCTCGTCGACATGGAGGGCTATGCGATCGCCCTCGCCTGCACCGAGCTCGGGGTGCCCGTGCACCTCGTGAAGATGGTCAGCGACAACGCCGACGAGACCGCCCACGACTGGTCGGCGGCCGTCGACGGTTGCGCCCGTGAGCTCGCCCGCTGGCTGGAGGACTTCCTCGGGCGGTGA
- a CDS encoding DUF4397 domain-containing protein: MRLSRPLAIAALTTGFATVLSAPAHAAEDATVSILHGVPGATVDVYANGDVLLEGFEPGTITDPMPLPAGEYDLKVTAAGAGADGEAVIEADDVAVTAGTNVTVAAHLDADGAPVLTPFANDTSATEPGDARLTVRHTAAAPAVDVRADGEVAFSDLTNPNEAMADVPAGSISADVVLAGTEDVAIGPADVTLKEGTNTIVYAWGSAEDENLQLAVQEVDGMHSSPSGVPSGTGGQMETGSYGAVGAAGAAALLAGAAAFVVTRRRATARV, from the coding sequence ATGCGACTCAGCCGCCCCCTTGCCATCGCCGCCCTCACGACCGGGTTCGCCACCGTGCTCAGCGCTCCCGCGCACGCAGCCGAGGACGCCACCGTGAGCATCCTGCACGGCGTCCCCGGTGCCACCGTCGACGTCTACGCCAACGGCGACGTCCTCCTCGAGGGCTTCGAGCCCGGCACGATCACCGATCCCATGCCCCTGCCCGCAGGTGAGTACGACCTGAAGGTGACCGCCGCCGGGGCGGGTGCCGACGGTGAGGCCGTCATCGAGGCCGATGACGTGGCGGTCACCGCGGGGACGAACGTCACCGTCGCGGCGCACCTCGACGCGGACGGCGCTCCGGTGCTGACCCCCTTCGCCAACGACACGAGCGCCACCGAGCCCGGTGACGCCCGACTGACCGTGCGGCACACGGCGGCCGCGCCCGCCGTCGACGTCCGCGCCGACGGGGAGGTCGCCTTCTCCGACCTGACCAACCCGAACGAGGCCATGGCCGACGTCCCCGCCGGGAGCATCAGCGCGGACGTGGTGCTCGCCGGGACCGAGGACGTGGCGATCGGGCCGGCCGACGTCACGCTCAAGGAAGGCACCAACACGATCGTCTACGCCTGGGGCTCGGCCGAGGACGAGAACCTCCAGCTCGCGGTGCAGGAGGTCGACGGGATGCACAGCTCCCCGAGCGGGGTGCCGAGCGGTACCGGTGGACAGATGGAGACCGGCTCCTACGGCGCCGTGGGCGCAGCCGGGGCCGCCGCCCTGCTCGCCGGTGCCGCTGCGTTCGTCGTGACCCGTCGGCGGGCCACGGCCCGCGTCTGA
- a CDS encoding sterol desaturase family protein has protein sequence MARPDLTVLAIPAFVGAMGAELWWQRRNPAPPGTSRAGDYELGDTIASLTMGVGSLLAPFVAGPMVRRLAPGRTKGGTTLLAVGAVAGVVTTVGDVLRRRREHGGDLPEAGTLPSQPTPTTVRSRVDALRLMTSGAAVAAVGSTAIAAASVWSLQTSATRLGRLTPVSAQRGAVTYLAAIAAWDFLYYWNHRLSHESRWLWAVHVVHHSSERYNLSTALRQPVAEAFTMAVPFGALALAGIPPRYIEDARAINLIYQFWIHTEAIRSIGWLEKVLNTPSHHRAHHGSQRQYLDINHGSILILWDKLFGTFEPEVEPVRYGLTRNIETLDPAVIATHEWRSIAADIAGAGTWRERYGYLLRGPGWAYEPGRARIS, from the coding sequence ATGGCACGACCTGACCTCACCGTCCTGGCGATCCCGGCCTTCGTCGGGGCGATGGGCGCCGAGCTCTGGTGGCAGCGCCGCAATCCCGCTCCGCCCGGGACGAGCCGCGCCGGCGACTACGAGCTGGGCGACACCATCGCCTCCCTGACGATGGGCGTGGGGAGCCTGCTCGCCCCCTTCGTCGCCGGCCCGATGGTCCGCCGGCTCGCTCCCGGCCGGACGAAGGGGGGCACCACCCTCCTCGCGGTCGGTGCCGTGGCAGGGGTGGTCACCACGGTCGGGGACGTCCTGCGCCGACGCCGCGAGCACGGGGGCGACCTGCCGGAGGCCGGCACGCTCCCCTCGCAGCCGACGCCGACGACCGTGCGCTCACGGGTCGACGCGCTCCGGCTGATGACCTCGGGGGCGGCCGTGGCCGCCGTGGGCTCGACGGCCATCGCGGCCGCCTCGGTGTGGTCGCTGCAGACGAGCGCGACGCGGCTGGGCCGGCTGACGCCGGTCTCGGCGCAGCGCGGGGCGGTGACCTATCTGGCCGCGATCGCCGCGTGGGACTTCCTCTACTACTGGAACCACCGCCTCTCCCACGAGTCGCGCTGGCTGTGGGCCGTCCACGTCGTCCACCACAGCAGTGAGCGCTACAACCTGTCCACGGCGCTGCGCCAACCGGTGGCCGAGGCCTTCACGATGGCGGTTCCGTTCGGCGCCCTCGCCCTGGCCGGGATCCCGCCGCGGTACATCGAGGACGCGCGGGCGATCAACCTCATCTACCAGTTCTGGATCCACACCGAGGCGATCCGCTCCATCGGATGGCTGGAGAAGGTGCTCAACACCCCGAGCCACCACCGCGCCCACCACGGCAGCCAGCGGCAGTACCTCGACATCAACCACGGCTCGATCCTCATCCTGTGGGACAAGCTCTTCGGGACCTTCGAGCCGGAGGTCGAGCCGGTGCGCTACGGGCTCACGCGGAACATCGAGACCCTCGACCCGGCCGTGATCGCGACGCACGAGTGGCGCTCGATCGCGGCGGACATCGCGGGTGCCGGGACGTGGCGGGAGCGGTACGGGTACCTGCTGCGCGGGCCGGGGTGGGCATACGAGCCGGGTCGCGCCCGGATCAGCTGA